From one Bacteroidota bacterium genomic stretch:
- the rpsQ gene encoding 30S ribosomal protein S17 produces METTAVNRNSRKVIIGKVISNKMQKTIVVSVERKVMHPKYGKFIKMTSTFKAHDEKNESAMNDIVKLMETRPLSKDKRWRLVEIVEKAK; encoded by the coding sequence GTTAATAGAAATTCGCGTAAGGTTATAATTGGGAAAGTAATAAGCAACAAAATGCAGAAAACTATTGTAGTTTCTGTAGAGCGTAAGGTTATGCACCCAAAATACGGGAAATTTATAAAAATGACTTCAACATTTAAAGCTCATGATGAGAAAAACGAAAGCGCTATGAATGATATCGTTAAGTTAATGGAAACTCGTCCGTTAAGCAAAGATAAACGTTGGAGATTAGTAGAAATTGTAGAAAAAGCTAAATAA
- the rplN gene encoding 50S ribosomal protein L14 yields MIQQESRLKVADNSGAREVLCIRVLGGTGRRYASVGDKIVVTVKSALPSGGVKKGAVSKAVVVRTKKEVRRADGSYIRFDDNSCVLLNAQDEPRATRIFGPVARELREKQFMKIVSLAPEVL; encoded by the coding sequence ATGATACAACAGGAATCAAGACTTAAAGTAGCTGATAATAGTGGAGCGCGCGAAGTATTATGTATTCGCGTTCTGGGAGGCACCGGAAGACGCTATGCATCTGTAGGCGATAAAATAGTAGTTACAGTTAAATCAGCGTTACCATCAGGTGGCGTTAAAAAAGGTGCAGTTTCTAAGGCTGTTGTTGTTAGAACTAAAAAAGAAGTTCGTAGAGCTGATGGTTCATACATTCGTTTTGACGATAACTCTTGTGTTTTATTAAATGCACAAGATGAGCCACGCGCTACTCGTATATTTGGGCCAGTTGCCCGTGAGTTAAGGGAAAAACAATTCATGAAGATTGTTTCATTAGCACCGGAGGTATTATAA
- the rplX gene encoding 50S ribosomal protein L24: MEKKMNNKAKLRIKKDDRVTVIAGDDKGKTGRVIEIITATNRAVVEGVNIVSRHTKPNAQNQQGGIIKKEAPVHISNLKVMDKSNNATKVGRKKNEEGKTVRYSKKSGEIID, from the coding sequence ATGGAAAAGAAAATGAACAACAAAGCTAAGTTGCGTATCAAAAAAGACGATCGCGTAACTGTAATAGCAGGAGATGATAAAGGTAAAACGGGAAGAGTAATTGAAATTATTACTGCTACTAACCGTGCAGTAGTTGAAGGTGTTAACATTGTTAGCCGTCATACAAAACCTAATGCTCAAAATCAACAAGGTGGCATTATTAAAAAAGAAGCCCCTGTTCATATTAGTAATCTTAAAGTGATGGATAAAAGCAATAATGCTACCAAAGTTGGTCGTAAGAAAAACGAGGAAGGCAAAACTGTAAGATATTCAAAAAAATCAGGAGAAATAATCGACTAA
- the rplE gene encoding 50S ribosomal protein L5, with product MTTTYVPRLKQDYNGKVKPALVEKFGYKNVMQVPKLVKICLNQGVGAAVSDKKIVDQALVEMTTIAGQKAVPTKSRKDISNFKLRKDIPIGARVTLRGERMYEFLDRLISVSLPRVRDFAGLNDKGFDGRGNYTMGITEQIIFPEIVIDKVNRINGMDITFVTTAATDEECLSLLKEFGLPFKNQNK from the coding sequence ATGACAACAACGTACGTCCCTAGATTAAAACAAGACTATAACGGTAAAGTTAAACCAGCTCTAGTAGAAAAGTTTGGTTATAAAAATGTAATGCAAGTTCCTAAATTGGTTAAAATTTGTTTAAACCAAGGTGTGGGAGCTGCAGTATCTGATAAAAAGATTGTTGACCAAGCTTTAGTTGAAATGACAACTATTGCTGGACAAAAAGCAGTTCCTACAAAATCTCGTAAAGATATTTCGAATTTTAAATTACGTAAAGATATTCCAATTGGAGCTCGCGTAACTTTAAGAGGAGAGAGAATGTATGAGTTTTTAGATAGACTTATTTCGGTTTCTTTACCTCGTGTAAGAGATTTCGCAGGATTAAATGATAAAGGTTTTGATGGTCGTGGTAACTATACCATGGGTATTACAGAACAAATAATTTTCCCTGAAATTGTTATTGATAAAGTTAACCGCATCAATGGTATGGATATTACTTTTGTAACAACTGCCGCTACAGATGAAGAGTGTTTATCATTGTTAAAAGAATTTGGTTTACCATTCAAAAATCAAAATAAATAA
- the rpsN gene encoding 30S ribosomal protein S14, with the protein MAKESVKARQRKREKLNAQFADKRKALKEAGDYIGLQKLPRNSSPVRLHNRCKLTGRPKGYMSDFGICRNQFRELASMGRIPGVTKSSW; encoded by the coding sequence ATGGCTAAAGAATCAGTAAAAGCACGTCAGCGTAAAAGAGAAAAATTAAATGCTCAGTTTGCCGACAAACGCAAAGCTCTTAAAGAAGCTGGTGATTATATAGGTTTACAAAAATTACCTAGAAATTCATCACCAGTTCGTTTACATAATAGATGTAAATTAACTGGAAGACCTAAAGGCTACATGAGCGACTTCGGTATTTGCCGTAATCAGTTCCGCGAATTAGCTTCAATGGGAAGAATACCAGGGGTGACTAAATCATCTTGGTAG
- the rpsH gene encoding 30S ribosomal protein S8, with amino-acid sequence MTDPISDYLTRLRNAIKAGHRIVEIPSSNLKKEITRVLFEKGYILNYKFEEVVNHQGSIKIALKYHPITKASAIKKLDRISRPGLRRYTGIENMPRVINGLGIAVLTTSKGVMTDKEARKLNVGGEVLCYIY; translated from the coding sequence ATGACAGATCCAATATCAGACTATTTAACAAGGCTGCGTAACGCTATCAAAGCGGGACATCGCATAGTGGAAATCCCTTCCTCTAACTTAAAAAAAGAAATAACCAGAGTTCTTTTTGAAAAAGGTTATATCTTAAACTACAAATTCGAAGAAGTAGTTAATCACCAAGGCTCAATCAAAATAGCCTTAAAATATCATCCAATTACTAAAGCTTCAGCAATTAAAAAACTAGATCGTATTAGCCGTCCAGGTTTAAGACGTTATACAGGTATTGAAAATATGCCTCGTGTTATCAATGGTTTAGGTATTGCTGTTTTAACAACCTCTAAAGGTGTTATGACAGATAAAGAAGCCAGAAAATTAAATGTTGGTGGTGAAGTTTTATGTTATATTTATTAA
- the rplF gene encoding 50S ribosomal protein L6: MSRIGKAPIKLPAGVDFKISNNNLVSIKGPKGELHQQIDADIKVVVENGEILISRPTDHKRHRALHGLYRSLLNNMVVGVTQGFQKKQELVGVGFKATNEGNILDLILGYSHHIYFEVPKEISVKTETEKGKNPIITLESADKQLIGQVAAKIRSLRAPEPYKGKGIKFVGEVLRRKAGKTASK, from the coding sequence ATGTCACGTATAGGAAAAGCCCCAATAAAATTGCCTGCTGGTGTTGATTTCAAAATCAGCAACAACAACTTAGTATCTATAAAAGGACCTAAAGGCGAATTGCATCAACAAATTGATGCCGATATAAAAGTGGTAGTAGAAAATGGCGAAATACTTATTAGCCGTCCTACTGATCACAAAAGACACAGAGCACTTCACGGATTATACCGCTCATTATTAAATAATATGGTAGTTGGTGTAACTCAAGGTTTCCAAAAGAAACAAGAGTTAGTGGGTGTTGGTTTTAAAGCTACTAACGAGGGTAATATCTTAGATTTAATTCTTGGTTACTCACATCATATATATTTCGAAGTTCCAAAAGAAATTTCGGTAAAAACAGAAACTGAAAAAGGTAAAAACCCAATCATTACCTTAGAAAGTGCAGACAAACAATTGATTGGTCAAGTTGCTGCTAAAATACGCTCGCTTCGTGCTCCTGAACCATACAAAGGCAAAGGTATAAAATTTGTGGGTGAAGTTCTTAGAAGAAAAGCAGGTAAAACAGCATCAAAATAA
- the rplR gene encoding 50S ribosomal protein L18: MATKKELRRTRIKRGIRGRIKGTDNRPRLTVFRSNKAIYAQLINDIDGKTIVSASSRNIKEKITKVESSVAVGKEIAEKAIAAGIKQVVFDRNGYLYHGRIKSLADGAREGGLEF, from the coding sequence ATGGCAACAAAAAAAGAATTACGCAGAACAAGAATTAAGAGAGGTATTCGTGGCCGCATAAAAGGTACTGATAATAGACCACGTTTAACTGTATTTCGTAGCAATAAAGCTATATACGCTCAATTAATTAATGATATAGATGGTAAAACGATTGTTTCAGCATCATCTAGAAATATTAAAGAAAAAATAACTAAAGTAGAATCATCGGTTGCAGTAGGTAAAGAAATTGCTGAGAAAGCAATTGCTGCCGGAATTAAACAAGTTGTTTTTGATAGAAACGGATATCTATACCACGGCAGAATTAAAAGTTTAGCTGATGGCGCAAGAGAAGGAGGATTAGAGTTTTAA
- the rpsE gene encoding 30S ribosomal protein S5, translating to MSTENIKRVKSSDIELKERVVAINRVAKVTKGGRTFSFSALVVVGDGNGVIGYGLGKANEVTDSITKGVEDAKKNLMKVPVMKGTIPHEQIGKFGGGRVFLKPAAHGTGVIAGGAMRAVLESAGVTDVLAKSKGSSNPHNVVKATVNALLNMRDAYTIANTRGLSLKSVFNGGE from the coding sequence ATGTCAACAGAAAATATTAAAAGAGTAAAATCGAGCGATATAGAATTAAAAGAACGTGTTGTTGCAATTAACCGTGTAGCTAAGGTTACAAAAGGTGGTCGTACTTTTAGTTTCTCAGCTTTAGTAGTGGTAGGAGATGGTAATGGTGTAATTGGTTACGGATTAGGTAAAGCTAATGAGGTAACTGACTCAATTACTAAAGGTGTTGAAGATGCTAAAAAGAATTTAATGAAAGTGCCGGTAATGAAAGGAACTATTCCTCACGAGCAAATTGGTAAATTTGGTGGAGGAAGAGTATTTTTAAAACCTGCTGCACATGGAACAGGAGTAATTGCAGGTGGTGCTATGCGTGCGGTGTTGGAAAGTGCTGGTGTAACAGATGTGTTAGCTAAATCAAAAGGTTCTTCAAATCCTCATAATGTGGTAAAAGCAACTGTAAATGCATTATTAAATATGCGTGATGCTTATACCATTGCAAATACTAGAGGTTTATCATTAAAAAGTGTATTTAACGGAGGAGAATAA
- the rpmD gene encoding 50S ribosomal protein L30, with protein MAKVKITYVKSIIDRPEGQKRTIKALGFSKLNQSREVEGTPAVLGMINKVAHLLKVENV; from the coding sequence ATGGCTAAAGTAAAAATTACATACGTAAAAAGTATCATTGACCGCCCTGAAGGACAAAAGCGCACTATAAAAGCACTTGGTTTTTCAAAGTTAAACCAATCACGCGAGGTTGAAGGCACACCCGCTGTATTAGGTATGATCAATAAAGTTGCTCATTTATTAAAAGTTGAAAACGTTTAA
- the rplO gene encoding 50S ribosomal protein L15, which yields MNLHSLKPAAGSVHKEGKRIGRGEGSGKGGTAARGNKGAGSRSGTSTKRGFEGGQMPLYRRLPKVGFKNLNRVEYVGINLDRLQLLVDGKNLKTIDFETLVNNGVVGKNELVKILGRGELKSAVEVKAHAFSASAIKAIEAIGGSAVKM from the coding sequence ATGAATTTACATAGTTTAAAACCAGCAGCAGGTTCTGTTCACAAAGAAGGAAAAAGAATAGGTAGAGGTGAAGGTAGTGGAAAAGGTGGCACGGCTGCACGTGGTAATAAAGGAGCTGGTTCACGTAGTGGTACTAGCACAAAGCGTGGTTTTGAAGGTGGTCAAATGCCTTTATACAGACGCTTACCAAAAGTTGGATTCAAAAATTTAAATAGAGTTGAATATGTAGGTATTAACCTAGATAGATTGCAATTGTTAGTGGATGGTAAAAACTTGAAAACTATCGATTTCGAAACTTTGGTAAATAATGGTGTTGTTGGTAAAAATGAATTAGTTAAAATACTTGGAAGAGGTGAACTAAAATCAGCTGTAGAAGTTAAAGCTCATGCATTTTCTGCATCTGCAATAAAAGCTATCGAAGCTATTGGTGGTTCAGCTGTAAAAATGTAA
- the secY gene encoding preprotein translocase subunit SecY, whose amino-acid sequence MKKLLDTLKNIWKIDDLRYKLQITFWLLLVYRIGSYVTLPGIDPNLLDTKQADGGLFGIINMFAGGAFGRASIFALGIMPYISASIVVQLLSLALPSFQRLQKEGEDGRRKINQITRYLTIAITLVQSYGFLINLKNTNPQAIMSIAHPELLSDFMFTLSSMIILTASTMFVMWLGERITDKGIGNGISLIIMIGIIARLPLSFWEEFNFKLTTGGGGLVIFVVELAALFAVVLLTILLVQGTRRIPVQYAKRIVGNRQYGGVRQYIPLKINAAGVMPIIFAQALMFVPGYAAQFVSNIEANSFLASFANPLSFAYNFTFGLLIVLFTYFYTAISVNANQIADDMKRNNGFIPGVKPGKSTADFIDNVMSRITLPGAIFLAIVAVLPSFAGAFNINSQFAQFYGGTSLLILVGVVLDTLQQIESHLLMRQYDGLMKNGKIKGRSGNTSAA is encoded by the coding sequence ATGAAAAAACTACTTGATACATTAAAAAATATCTGGAAAATAGATGACTTAAGATATAAGCTTCAAATAACTTTTTGGTTGTTGTTAGTTTATAGAATTGGAAGTTATGTAACGTTACCAGGCATAGATCCAAACTTACTTGACACGAAACAAGCCGATGGTGGTTTGTTTGGTATTATCAACATGTTTGCGGGAGGAGCTTTTGGTCGTGCATCTATTTTTGCATTGGGTATTATGCCTTATATTTCGGCATCAATTGTTGTTCAGTTGTTATCATTAGCTTTACCTTCGTTCCAACGCCTTCAGAAAGAAGGAGAGGATGGAAGAAGAAAAATTAACCAAATTACTAGATACTTAACTATTGCTATTACTTTAGTTCAATCATATGGTTTCTTGATTAATTTAAAAAATACAAATCCTCAGGCTATTATGTCAATAGCTCATCCTGAACTTTTATCGGACTTTATGTTTACATTGAGTTCAATGATTATACTGACTGCCAGTACCATGTTTGTAATGTGGTTAGGTGAAAGAATAACTGATAAAGGTATTGGTAACGGTATTTCTTTAATCATTATGATTGGAATTATAGCTCGCTTACCACTTTCGTTCTGGGAAGAGTTTAACTTTAAACTTACTACCGGTGGTGGTGGATTAGTAATATTCGTAGTAGAGTTAGCAGCTTTATTTGCTGTAGTTCTATTAACTATATTATTAGTACAAGGTACCAGAAGAATTCCTGTACAATATGCAAAACGTATTGTTGGTAACAGACAATATGGAGGAGTTCGCCAATACATACCTTTAAAAATTAACGCTGCAGGTGTAATGCCAATTATATTCGCACAAGCATTAATGTTTGTACCAGGTTATGCAGCTCAGTTTGTTTCTAATATTGAAGCAAATAGTTTCTTAGCTTCATTTGCTAATCCATTATCATTTGCTTACAATTTTACGTTTGGTTTATTAATAGTATTGTTTACTTATTTCTACACTGCTATTTCAGTAAATGCAAATCAAATTGCTGATGATATGAAACGTAACAATGGTTTTATACCGGGTGTTAAACCGGGTAAATCAACTGCTGATTTTATTGACAATGTAATGAGTAGAATTACGTTACCGGGAGCTATATTCTTAGCTATAGTAGCTGTTTTACCTTCATTTGCAGGTGCATTTAACATCAACAGCCAGTTTGCACAGTTTTATGGTGGAACATCATTGTTAATTCTAGTAGGTGTTGTTTTAGACACTTTACAACAAATAGAAAGTCATTTATTAATGCGTCAATATGATGGATTAATGAAAAACGGAAAAATAAAAGGACGTAGCGGAAATACATCAGCAGCATAA
- the infA gene encoding translation initiation factor IF-1, which produces MSKQALIKQDGIITEALSNAMFRVQLENGHEIIAHISGKMRMHYIKILPGDKISVEMSPYDLTKGRIIYRYK; this is translated from the coding sequence ATGTCGAAGCAAGCGTTAATAAAACAAGATGGAATTATTACAGAAGCATTAAGTAATGCTATGTTTAGAGTTCAACTTGAAAATGGTCATGAAATCATTGCACATATTTCAGGTAAAATGAGAATGCATTACATTAAAATTTTACCAGGAGATAAAATTTCTGTAGAAATGAGTCCATATGATTTGACTAAAGGAAGAATAATTTATAGGTACAAGTAA
- the ykgO gene encoding type B 50S ribosomal protein L36: MKVRASVKKRSEDCIIVKRKGRVYVINKKNPKFKQRQG, encoded by the coding sequence ATGAAAGTAAGAGCTTCAGTAAAAAAGCGCAGTGAAGACTGCATAATTGTGAAACGTAAAGGTAGGGTTTACGTAATTAACAAAAAGAACCCAAAGTTTAAACAACGTCAAGGATAA
- the rpsM gene encoding 30S ribosomal protein S13 has translation MARISGIDLPRNKRGEIGLTYIYGIGRTTAVQILTSNGIDVNKKVSEWNDDELNAIRKHITENITVEGDLRSEKQLNIKRLLDIGCYRGLRHRKGLPVRGQRTKTNSRTRKGKRKTVAGKKKVTK, from the coding sequence ATGGCTCGTATATCAGGTATAGATTTACCAAGAAATAAAAGAGGTGAAATAGGTTTAACCTATATTTACGGAATTGGACGTACAACTGCTGTTCAAATTCTAACATCTAATGGAATTGATGTAAACAAAAAAGTTAGTGAGTGGAATGATGATGAGTTGAACGCCATTCGTAAACATATTACAGAAAACATTACTGTAGAAGGAGATTTACGCTCTGAAAAACAGTTAAATATCAAACGTTTGTTAGATATTGGTTGTTACCGTGGTTTACGTCATCGTAAAGGACTACCAGTTCGTGGTCAAAGAACTAAAACGAATTCACGTACTCGTAAGGGTAAACGTAAAACAGTAGCAGGTAAAAAGAAAGTTACTAAGTAA
- the rpsK gene encoding 30S ribosomal protein S11 gives MATNSGKKVNKKRVVAIDSHGQAHIKASFNNIIISITNATGQVVSWGSAGKMGFRGSKKNTPYAAQTAASECAKVAVDAGMKKVDVFVKGPGSGRESAIRTLQSAGLEVLSIKDITPLPHNGCRPPKSRRV, from the coding sequence ATGGCTACAAATTCAGGTAAAAAAGTAAACAAGAAGAGAGTTGTTGCAATTGACTCTCATGGTCAAGCGCACATTAAAGCTTCTTTCAACAATATTATAATCTCTATTACTAACGCTACAGGCCAAGTTGTTTCTTGGGGTTCAGCTGGTAAAATGGGTTTTAGAGGTTCAAAGAAAAATACTCCTTATGCAGCGCAAACAGCAGCTTCGGAATGTGCGAAGGTTGCAGTTGATGCAGGAATGAAAAAAGTTGACGTATTTGTAAAAGGTCCGGGAAGCGGAAGAGAAAGTGCTATTCGTACTTTACAATCTGCTGGTTTGGAGGTTTTATCTATCAAAGATATTACTCCACTACCACACAATGGATGTCGTCCTCCAAAAAGCAGAAGAGTATAA
- the rpsD gene encoding 30S ribosomal protein S4, translated as MARYIGPKTKIARRFKDPIFGDDKYYEKRSNIPPGQHGNARRRTKQTEYAIQLGEKQKAKFTYGVLERQFYKIFEEAVRRKGVTGENLIKFLEARLDNTVYRLGLAGTRAAARQLVGHRHVTVNGKVVNISSYTLRPGDVVGVREKSKSLESINDNLATSNAKKFNWLTWDAVTMSGTFISLPERDQVPENIKEQLIVELYSK; from the coding sequence ATGGCAAGATATATAGGTCCAAAAACCAAAATAGCAAGACGCTTTAAAGATCCAATTTTTGGCGATGATAAATATTACGAAAAACGTAGTAATATTCCTCCGGGACAACACGGTAACGCTAGAAGAAGAACAAAACAAACAGAATATGCTATCCAGTTAGGTGAAAAGCAAAAAGCTAAATTTACCTACGGTGTTTTAGAACGTCAGTTCTACAAAATATTTGAAGAAGCTGTTAGAAGAAAAGGTGTTACAGGTGAGAATTTGATTAAATTTTTAGAGGCTCGCTTAGATAATACTGTTTACCGTTTAGGTTTAGCAGGAACAAGAGCAGCAGCTCGTCAATTAGTTGGCCACCGTCACGTAACTGTAAATGGAAAAGTAGTTAATATTTCTTCTTATACTTTACGTCCAGGTGATGTTGTAGGTGTTAGAGAAAAATCAAAATCGTTGGAGTCAATTAATGATAATTTAGCTACCAGCAATGCTAAAAAATTCAATTGGTTAACTTGGGATGCTGTAACTATGAGCGGAACGTTTATTTCTTTACCGGAGCGTGATCAAGTTCCTGAAAATATAAAAGAACAGTTAATTGTAGAGTTGTACTCTAAATAA
- a CDS encoding DNA-directed RNA polymerase subunit alpha, with the protein MAILAFQKPDKVIMHKDTDFFGQFEFRPLEKGYGVTIGNSLRRILLSSLEGYAITSVKITGVDHEFSTIKGVIEDVTELVLNLKQVRFKRTMDGVDNEKIYINIKGQEQFNAGDIAKHTNAYKILNPELVICNMESSVHLEIELVVEKGRGYLPADENRSKDSVVGVIPIDAIFTPIKNVKYSVEDYRVEQKTDYEKLTIEINTDGSIHPEEALKEAAKILIQHFMLFSDELITLDTQVKEIPQEVDENLLHVRKILKTPLSDLDLSVRAYNCLKAADIKSLSELVSYDIADLLKFRNFGKKSLSELEELVRDKGLTFGMDVAKFKLNED; encoded by the coding sequence ATGGCAATACTTGCTTTTCAAAAGCCCGATAAGGTTATCATGCATAAAGATACTGACTTTTTTGGTCAGTTCGAATTCCGCCCTTTGGAAAAAGGTTATGGAGTGACTATTGGTAACTCATTAAGAAGAATCCTTTTATCATCGTTAGAAGGCTACGCCATAACTTCAGTAAAAATAACTGGTGTTGATCATGAGTTTTCTACCATTAAAGGTGTTATTGAAGATGTAACTGAACTTGTTTTAAATTTGAAACAAGTACGTTTTAAACGCACCATGGATGGTGTTGATAACGAAAAGATATACATTAACATTAAAGGACAAGAACAATTTAATGCGGGTGATATTGCTAAACATACCAACGCTTATAAAATCTTAAATCCAGAGTTAGTTATTTGCAACATGGAAAGTTCAGTTCATTTAGAAATTGAACTAGTTGTAGAAAAAGGACGTGGTTATTTACCGGCTGATGAGAATCGTTCTAAAGATTCAGTTGTTGGTGTAATACCTATTGATGCGATTTTTACGCCAATCAAAAACGTTAAATATTCTGTAGAAGATTACCGTGTTGAGCAAAAAACCGATTATGAAAAGTTAACCATTGAAATTAACACTGATGGTTCTATTCATCCTGAAGAGGCTTTGAAAGAAGCTGCTAAAATATTAATTCAACATTTTATGTTATTCAGTGATGAGTTAATTACTTTAGATACTCAGGTAAAAGAAATTCCACAAGAAGTTGATGAAAACTTATTGCACGTTCGTAAGATTTTAAAAACACCTTTATCGGATTTAGATTTATCAGTTAGAGCATACAATTGCTTAAAAGCTGCTGATATTAAATCTTTATCAGAATTAGTTAGCTATGATATTGCAGATTTATTGAAATTCAGAAATTTCGGTAAAAAATCTTTATCAGAGTTAGAAGAACTTGTTCGCGACAAAGGTTTAACATTTGGAATGGATGTTGCAAAATTTAAATTAAATGAAGACTAG
- the rplQ gene encoding 50S ribosomal protein L17, whose protein sequence is MRHGNKLNHLGRTATHRKAMMANMASSLIMHKRITTTLAKAKALRTYAEPLITKSKDDTTHSRRTVFAYLKQAEAVKELFGVVAPKIADRPGGYTRVLKLMNRQGDNAEMAIIELVDFNEAMLSLKTAKTAAKKTRRGKVKKEETSSTTPTETAE, encoded by the coding sequence ATGAGACACGGAAACAAACTTAATCACTTAGGTAGAACTGCAACTCACAGAAAGGCTATGATGGCTAATATGGCTTCATCGCTAATTATGCATAAGAGAATAACAACTACTTTGGCAAAAGCAAAAGCATTGCGTACATATGCAGAGCCTTTAATAACAAAATCGAAAGATGATACAACACATAGCCGCAGAACAGTATTTGCTTACTTAAAGCAAGCTGAAGCGGTAAAAGAATTATTTGGTGTTGTGGCTCCTAAAATTGCTGACAGACCGGGTGGATATACCAGAGTTTTAAAATTAATGAACCGTCAAGGTGATAACGCTGAAATGGCAATTATTGAGTTAGTTGATTTCAATGAAGCAATGTTATCGTTAAAAACGGCTAAAACAGCTGCCAAGAAAACAAGACGTGGTAAAGTTAAAAAGGAGGAAACTTCTTCAACTACACCGACTGAAACTGCTGAATAA
- a CDS encoding MraY family glycosyltransferase produces the protein MQHIILVFITSFIGVLFGLPSVITVAKLKGLFDSHNDRKLHKNKIPRLGGVAIFTAFSVASCLWCDPSLPRLQYLSAGLIILFFAGLKDDIIILSPINKLLVQIFVACLVCIPEGIRITNFHGLFGLHELSIYSSVLLSIFTLIVITNAFNLIDGVDGLAGGLGFIISLSYALWFYFTGDLGWASLSFALAGALFGFLFFNFSPAKIFMGDAGSLTIGFLISIFSIKFIESGLVNRSTDLTISTAPAIAIAILIVPLYDTLRVFLVRAFKKQSPFKADRNHIHHWLLKIGLSHREVCYALYATNVLFITVAYLLRNTEILILTGIVISLAIILGQLPIYIYQHKIADIDADNQDIEMEIEELLNKKN, from the coding sequence ATGCAGCATATCATCCTTGTTTTTATAACTTCGTTTATTGGCGTGTTATTTGGATTACCATCGGTAATAACAGTCGCAAAACTTAAAGGACTATTTGACTCTCATAATGATAGAAAGCTTCATAAGAATAAAATTCCCCGTTTAGGTGGAGTTGCCATATTCACGGCTTTCAGCGTAGCTTCTTGTTTGTGGTGTGATCCGTCTTTACCAAGACTTCAATATCTTTCTGCAGGACTTATTATATTATTCTTTGCTGGTTTGAAAGATGATATTATTATTCTTTCTCCCATTAATAAATTACTGGTACAAATATTTGTAGCTTGTTTGGTATGTATACCTGAAGGCATTAGAATAACTAATTTTCATGGCTTATTTGGCTTGCACGAGTTATCAATTTATTCGAGTGTATTGTTAAGTATTTTTACCCTTATTGTAATTACCAATGCTTTTAACTTAATAGATGGTGTGGATGGTTTAGCGGGTGGTTTGGGTTTTATTATTTCATTAAGCTATGCTTTGTGGTTTTACTTTACTGGCGATTTAGGATGGGCTTCATTAAGCTTTGCGTTGGCGGGCGCTTTATTTGGCTTTTTGTTTTTTAATTTTTCGCCTGCAAAAATATTTATGGGCGATGCTGGTTCCTTAACTATAGGGTTTCTGATATCTATATTTTCTATTAAATTCATTGAATCAGGTTTGGTGAACAGAAGTACCGATTTAACTATTTCAACGGCTCCCGCAATAGCTATTGCCATTTTAATTGTTCCTTTGTACGATACACTGCGTGTTTTCCTGGTAAGGGCATTCAAAAAACAATCTCCATTCAAAGCGGATAGAAACCATATTCACCATTGGTTATTGAAAATAGGATTAAGCCACAGAGAGGTTTGTTATGCTTTATATGCAACCAATGTGTTGTTTATTACTGTTGCTTATTTATTGCGTAATACTGAAATATTGATTTTAACCGGTATTGTTATTAGCTTAGCTATTATATTAGGTCAACTGCCTATATACATTTATCAGCATAAAATTGCTGATATTGATGCCGACAATCAGGATATTGAAATGGAAATTGAAGAGTTATTAAATAAAAAGAACTAA